A region from the Strix uralensis isolate ZFMK-TIS-50842 chromosome 24, bStrUra1, whole genome shotgun sequence genome encodes:
- the C24H6orf89 gene encoding bombesin receptor-activated protein C6orf89 homolog isoform X1, whose amino-acid sequence MAEAGSGGAARPGPSAPRVPPPSRAGGARSRAAERGSRRAVPGDFSSEAMELSANELSIYDKLSETIDLVRQTGHQCGMSEKAIEKFIKQLLERNEPQRGPPRYPILVALYKGLLTLGLVLLTVYFVIQPYSPLPPEAPLSRAHAWGSLIGHIRLLSLPIAKKYMLEKCQDWWAAGCRQNTSTLPANCTVCSAVKSLQIVTDFGELSEKLQRSQPFLIKTGQHLSYEELKHFQSQDPDLAEVIIEENSAELWSCPFFFPWNKSVNKTRILQEIFPTSSLLSFPKTVSLESCFLIRHPDLGNKSYSLHSLVAVGSGQLTLTVVPLDKCRGHCEMFKVELEAGDLGYASADYWTMSFMAKGTEPAVVCDGAAS is encoded by the exons atGGCGGAAGCAGGaagcggcggggcggcccggcccggcccctcggcCCCCCGCGTCCCGCCTCCATCGCGGGCGGGAGGAGCCCGGAgccgggcggcggagcggggcagcCGCCGGGCGGTGCCGGG CGATTTTTCATCAGAGGCCATGGAGCTTTCGGCCAATGAGCTCAGTATTTATGACAAGCTATCGGAGACGATTGATCTAGTGAGGCAGACTGGCCACCAGTGTGGGATGTCAGAAAAAGCCATAGAGAAGTTCATCAAGCAGCTCTTGGAAAGAAATGAGCCCCAAAGGGGACCTCCACGGTACCCTATCTTAGTGGCTCTCTACAAG GGCCTGCTCACGCTGGGATTGGTCTTGCTGACTGTTTACTTCGTGATCCAGCCATACAGCCCGCTGCCGCCTGAAGCTCCGCTCTCCAGAGCCCATGCCTGGGGCTCCCTCATCGGTCACATCCGGCTGCTCTCTCTGCCCATTGCCAAGAAGTACATGCTCGAGa AATGCCAGGACTGGTGGGCAGCAGGTTGCAGACAGAACACTTCTACGCTTCCTGCAAACTGCACAGTCTGTTCTGCTGTGAAAAGCCTTCAGATAGTGACAGACTTCGGAGAACTATCAGAAAAGCTCCAGAGGTCTCAGCCTTTTCTAATCAAG ACAGGgcagcatctctcctatgaagaacTGAAGCATTTTCAGTCCCAGGATCCAGACCTGGCAGAGGTTATAATAGAAGAAAATTCAGCTGAATTGTGGAGCTGcccatttttctttccctg GAACAAATCTGTGAATAAAACTCGGATTCTGCAGGAAATTTTCCCCACTTCCTCTTTGCTGTCCTTCCCCAAGACAGTGTCCCTGGAGAGCTGCTTCCTCATCCGCCATCCAGATTTGGGGAATAAG AGCTACAGTTTGCACAGCCTCGTGGCTGTTGGAAGCGGGCAGCTCACCCTGACTGTTGTACCTCTGGACAAGTGCAGAGGACACTGCGAGATGTTCAAGGTGGAGCTGGAAGCTGGAGATTTGG GTTATGCCAGCGCAGATTACTGGACGATGAGCTTCATGGCCAAAGGGACAGAGCCGGCGGTTGTTTGTGACGGAGCTGCTAGCTAA
- the C24H6orf89 gene encoding bombesin receptor-activated protein C6orf89 homolog isoform X2, translating to MELSANELSIYDKLSETIDLVRQTGHQCGMSEKAIEKFIKQLLERNEPQRGPPRYPILVALYKGLLTLGLVLLTVYFVIQPYSPLPPEAPLSRAHAWGSLIGHIRLLSLPIAKKYMLEKCQDWWAAGCRQNTSTLPANCTVCSAVKSLQIVTDFGELSEKLQRSQPFLIKTGQHLSYEELKHFQSQDPDLAEVIIEENSAELWSCPFFFPWNKSVNKTRILQEIFPTSSLLSFPKTVSLESCFLIRHPDLGNKSYSLHSLVAVGSGQLTLTVVPLDKCRGHCEMFKVELEAGDLGYASADYWTMSFMAKGTEPAVVCDGAAS from the exons ATGGAGCTTTCGGCCAATGAGCTCAGTATTTATGACAAGCTATCGGAGACGATTGATCTAGTGAGGCAGACTGGCCACCAGTGTGGGATGTCAGAAAAAGCCATAGAGAAGTTCATCAAGCAGCTCTTGGAAAGAAATGAGCCCCAAAGGGGACCTCCACGGTACCCTATCTTAGTGGCTCTCTACAAG GGCCTGCTCACGCTGGGATTGGTCTTGCTGACTGTTTACTTCGTGATCCAGCCATACAGCCCGCTGCCGCCTGAAGCTCCGCTCTCCAGAGCCCATGCCTGGGGCTCCCTCATCGGTCACATCCGGCTGCTCTCTCTGCCCATTGCCAAGAAGTACATGCTCGAGa AATGCCAGGACTGGTGGGCAGCAGGTTGCAGACAGAACACTTCTACGCTTCCTGCAAACTGCACAGTCTGTTCTGCTGTGAAAAGCCTTCAGATAGTGACAGACTTCGGAGAACTATCAGAAAAGCTCCAGAGGTCTCAGCCTTTTCTAATCAAG ACAGGgcagcatctctcctatgaagaacTGAAGCATTTTCAGTCCCAGGATCCAGACCTGGCAGAGGTTATAATAGAAGAAAATTCAGCTGAATTGTGGAGCTGcccatttttctttccctg GAACAAATCTGTGAATAAAACTCGGATTCTGCAGGAAATTTTCCCCACTTCCTCTTTGCTGTCCTTCCCCAAGACAGTGTCCCTGGAGAGCTGCTTCCTCATCCGCCATCCAGATTTGGGGAATAAG AGCTACAGTTTGCACAGCCTCGTGGCTGTTGGAAGCGGGCAGCTCACCCTGACTGTTGTACCTCTGGACAAGTGCAGAGGACACTGCGAGATGTTCAAGGTGGAGCTGGAAGCTGGAGATTTGG GTTATGCCAGCGCAGATTACTGGACGATGAGCTTCATGGCCAAAGGGACAGAGCCGGCGGTTGTTTGTGACGGAGCTGCTAGCTAA